One segment of Triticum aestivum cultivar Chinese Spring chromosome 2A, IWGSC CS RefSeq v2.1, whole genome shotgun sequence DNA contains the following:
- the LOC123186596 gene encoding fructan 6-exohydrolase-like encodes MAGLPLAACVLAFHLCLLLSPSSALRRLSEAESSLVRHGVGIRPAYHFLPAKNWQNDPNGPMYHKGVYHLFYQYNPLGAMWGTGNLSWGHSVSHDLVNWVALHTVLDPTTPFDANGCWSGSATVLPSGFPALLYTGIDTHKVQVQNIAFPKNPADPFLREWVKPNYNPVIPHPPDVPGDSFRDPSTAWIGSDSMWRIVVAAKVGGPMGIASTLVYRSKEFRRWKRNASPLYMSRAAIMVECPDLFPVAGPDTEEGRLDYASIAANGAARHVLKLSVMNTTQDYYAVGRYDDTADTFTPQVDVERDIDDCRNWRRIDYGHVYASKSFFDAGKNRRVLWAWANDSDSQADDIARGWSGIQTVPRKVWLDGDGKQLRQWPIEEIETLRRKQVIGLLGAQVNAGGMNEIIGAGAQADVEAVFEIPSLEEAESFDPNWLLDPQKLCAEKGASARGGVGPFGLLVMASSDLHEYTSVFFRVFKYNQKPKVLMCTDLTRSTTRANVYKPSYGGFVDMDIEEHKRSISLRTLIDHSVVESFGGGGRTCITARVYPKHVEKSDSHMYVFNNGTGVVMVSKLEAWRLATATINAVPGGS; translated from the exons ATGGCCGGACTCCCTCTCGCCGCGTGCGTCCTCGCCTTCCACCTCTGCCTTCTCCTCTCGCCGTCCTCCGCACTCCGCCGGCTCTCGGAAGCAGAGAGCTCGCTAGTCCGCCATGGCGTGGGCATCAGGCCCGCCTACCACTTCCTGCCCGCCAAGAACTGGCAGAACG ATCCGAATG GGCCAATGTACCACAAGGGTGTGTACCACTTGTTCTACCAGTACAACCCACTTGGCGCGATGTGGGGCACCGGCAACCTCTCTTGGGGTCACTCCGTCTCCCACGATCTCGTCAACTGGGTCGCGCTCCACACCGTGCTCGACCCCACCACCCCCTTCGACGCGAACGGCTGTTGGTCAGGCTCCGCCACCGTTCTCCCGAGCGGCTTCCCAGCCTTACTGTACACCGGCATCGACACCCATAAGGTGCAGGTGCAAAACATCGCCTTCCCCAAGAATCCTGCTGACCCATTCCTCCGTGAGTGGGTGAAACCCAACTACAACCCTGTCATCCCGCACCCGCCTGACGTCCCTGGCGACAGCTTCCGCGATCCTTCGACGGCGTGGATAGGCAGCGACAGCATGTGGCGCATCGTCGTTGCAGCCAAGGTCGGCGGCCCCATGGGCATTGCCTCCACCCTTGTCTACCGGAGCAAGGAATTCCGGCGTTGGAAGCGGAATGCCTCACCATTGTACATGTCACGAGCCGCCATCATGGTCGAGTGCCCGGACCTGTTCCCAGTGGCGGGCCCGGACACGGAGGAGGGGCGGCTCGACTACGCATCCATTGCGGCGAACGGTGCTGCGAGGCACGTGTTGAAGCTGAGTGTAATGAACACGACTCAAGACTACTACGCGGTTGGGAGGTACGACGACACGGCGGACACCTTCACGCCACAGGTGGACGTGGAGCGCGACATCGACGATTGTCGAAATTGGCGTCGCATCGACTATGGCCATGTGTACGCATCCAAGTCCTTCTTTGACGCGGGGAAGAACCGACGCGTGTTGTGGGCGTGGGCCAACGATTCCGATAGCCAGGCCGATGATATTGCTAGGGGTTGGTCCGGCATCCAG ACGGTTCCGAGGAAGGTGTGGCTAGACGGCGATGGGAAGCAGCTTCGGCAGTGGCCGATTGAGGAGATCGAGACGCTGAGGAGGAAACAAGTCATCGGCTTGCTCGGAGCGCAAGTGAACGCCGGGGGCATGAACGAGATTATTGGTGCAGGTGCAcaagctgacgtggaggctgtctTTGAGATCCCATCCCTGGAAGAGGCCGAGAGCTTTGATCCCAACTGGTTGTTGGACCCGCAAAAGTTGTGCGCAGAGAAGGGTGCGTCCGCGCGGGGCGGGGTGGGCCCATTCGGGCTGCTCGTCATGGCCTCTAGCGacttgcatgagtacacatccgTCTTCTTCAGGGTGTTCAAATACAATCAGAAGCCTAAAGTCCTCATGTGCACCGACCTCACAAG ATCGACTACGAGAGCCAATGTGTACAAGCCGTCATACGGTGGCTTTGTGGACATGGACATCGAGGAGCACAAGAGGAGTATATCTCTTAGAACACTG ATTGACCATTCGGTGGTAGAGAGTTTTGGAGGCGGGGGGCGCACATGCATCACGGCACGTGTTTACCCTAAGCACGTCGAGAAGAGCGATAGCCACATGTACGTGTTCAACAACGGGACCGGTGTTGTGATGGTGTCCAAGCTCGAAGCATGGAGGCTGGCAACGGCGACCATAAACGCCGTCCCTGGTGGGTCATAG